A genome region from Blochmannia endosymbiont of Polyrhachis (Hedomyrma) turneri includes the following:
- the rplX gene encoding 50S ribosomal protein L24 — translation MARKIRCNDEVIVLTGKDKGKRGRVQSIVSPNKAIITGINVVKKHQKPIPAINQPGGVIKKEKAIDLSNVAIFNHSSFKADRVGFRMQGCKKVRILKSSGKVID, via the coding sequence ATGGCAAGAAAAATTCGTTGTAATGATGAAGTGATTGTGTTAACTGGTAAAGATAAGGGAAAACGCGGAAGAGTTCAGAGTATAGTATCTCCAAATAAAGCTATTATTACAGGCATTAATGTCGTTAAAAAACATCAAAAACCGATACCTGCAATAAATCAACCTGGTGGTGTTATTAAAAAAGAAAAGGCGATTGATCTTTCTAATGTCGCGATATTTAATCATTCTTCCTTTAAGGCGGATCGGGTAGGATTTAGAATGCAAGGTTGTAAAAAAGTACGAATTTTGAAGTCCTCTGGAAAGGTGATTGATTAA
- the rplE gene encoding 50S ribosomal protein L5 yields MRLYDFYKKNVIPQLMKKFQYTSVMQVPCFQKITINMGVGGSVSDKKLLDSAMNDLMIISGQKPILTYARKSIASFKIRQGHPIGCKVTLRNFRMWEFFERLIFIVIPRIRDFRGLSSKSFDTSGNYSLGIREQIIFPEIDYDKVDTIRGMDITITINSRSYDESYALLCSFNFPFRRS; encoded by the coding sequence ATGAGGTTGTATGATTTTTATAAGAAAAATGTGATTCCTCAATTGATGAAAAAATTTCAATATACGTCAGTTATGCAGGTTCCTTGTTTTCAGAAAATAACTATTAATATGGGTGTTGGTGGCTCAGTATCTGATAAAAAGTTGTTGGATAGTGCAATGAATGATTTGATGATTATTTCTGGTCAAAAGCCTATTTTGACATATGCCCGTAAGTCTATTGCTAGTTTTAAAATTCGTCAGGGGCATCCAATTGGATGTAAAGTTACCTTACGTAATTTTCGCATGTGGGAGTTTTTTGAGCGTTTAATTTTTATTGTTATTCCACGTATTCGTGATTTTCGTGGTTTGTCTTCTAAGTCATTTGATACCAGTGGTAATTATAGTTTAGGAATACGTGAGCAGATTATTTTTCCTGAAATTGATTATGATAAGGTTGATACTATTCGTGGGATGGATATTACTATTACTATAAATTCTAGATCGTATGATGAAAGTTATGCTTTATTATGTTCATTTAATTTTCCGTTTCGACGTAGTTAA
- the rpsN gene encoding 30S ribosomal protein S14 has protein sequence MAKESLKARELKRLKLANKYFFKRRSLKSIILNMKISQEERWEAVLKLQMLPRDSSVSRQRKRCYQTGRPHAVLRKFGLSRMKLREAAMRGEIPGLRKASW, from the coding sequence GTGGCTAAGGAATCACTTAAAGCACGTGAGTTAAAGCGTTTAAAGTTAGCTAATAAATATTTTTTCAAGCGGCGTTCATTAAAATCTATTATTTTGAATATGAAAATTTCTCAAGAAGAACGTTGGGAGGCTGTTCTTAAATTGCAGATGCTTCCTCGGGATTCTAGTGTTTCACGGCAACGTAAACGGTGTTATCAAACTGGACGTCCTCATGCTGTTTTGAGAAAATTTGGTTTAAGTCGTATGAAATTACGTGAGGCAGCTATGCGTGGTGAAATTCCAGGTTTAAGAAAAGCTAGTTGGTGA
- the rpsH gene encoding 30S ribosomal protein S8, translated as MSMQDPIADMLTCIRNGQMAKKNLVTVPSSKIKINIAILLKQEGFIGDYAIIKNIKNNKPYLSLTLKYFNQKPVIENIQRVSRPGLRVYRKKNSLPIIMSGMGVAIISTSHGVMTDRLARQMGLGGEVICYIS; from the coding sequence ATGAGTATGCAAGATCCAATTGCTGATATGTTAACATGTATACGTAACGGGCAGATGGCGAAAAAAAATCTAGTGACTGTGCCATCTTCTAAGATAAAGATCAATATTGCAATTTTGTTAAAACAAGAAGGTTTTATTGGAGACTATGCAATTATTAAAAATATTAAAAATAATAAACCTTATTTGTCATTAACATTGAAATATTTTAATCAAAAACCAGTGATAGAAAATATACAGCGTGTTAGTCGTCCGGGTTTACGTGTTTATAGAAAAAAAAATAGTTTACCGATCATAATGTCAGGTATGGGGGTTGCTATCATTTCCACCTCTCATGGGGTTATGACTGATCGTTTAGCACGTCAAATGGGCCTTGGGGGGGAAGTCATTTGTTATATATCATAA
- the rplF gene encoding 50S ribosomal protein L6: MSRLVESTICIPNDVKMIIKDRVVLVQGNLGLLTHFLHNILDCKIIDKNCILSFRSKNRLVNNRSLLGTTYALLRAMIFGVSFGFIKKLQLVGVGYRVAINDNIITLMVGFSHVVNYKVPDGIIATCPSLVDIVLRSANKQLLGQFAANLRAIRPPEPFSGKGIRYEGEIVHIKDIKKK, from the coding sequence ATGTCGCGTCTTGTAGAATCAACAATTTGCATTCCTAATGACGTAAAAATGATAATTAAGGATCGGGTAGTTTTAGTGCAGGGTAATCTTGGTTTGTTGACCCATTTTTTACATAATATATTGGATTGTAAGATAATTGATAAGAATTGTATTTTATCATTCCGTTCAAAAAATAGATTAGTGAATAATAGGTCTTTGTTAGGTACCACATATGCGTTATTGCGTGCTATGATATTTGGTGTGAGTTTTGGTTTTATAAAAAAGTTACAGTTAGTTGGGGTTGGTTATCGGGTAGCGATTAATGATAATATTATAACTCTTATGGTAGGTTTTTCTCATGTTGTTAATTATAAAGTCCCAGATGGGATAATTGCGACTTGTCCTAGTTTGGTAGATATTGTATTGAGAAGCGCGAATAAACAATTGCTTGGGCAGTTTGCTGCCAATTTACGTGCGATTCGTCCACCAGAACCTTTTAGTGGAAAGGGAATTCGTTATGAAGGAGAGATTGTACATATCAAGGATATAAAAAAGAAGTGA
- the rplR gene encoding 50S ribosomal protein L18: MDKKLARIRRGARLRYNLRKLGAVRLVVHRTSRHIYAQIISPDTSKVLVAASTVERVIRENLKFTGNKYAAGVVGQIIAERALNKDISKISFDRSGYKYHGRVQALAESARKFGINF; encoded by the coding sequence ATGGATAAAAAATTAGCTCGGATTCGTCGAGGTGCTAGGCTTCGTTATAATTTGAGAAAATTGGGTGCAGTGCGTTTAGTGGTTCATCGTACTTCAAGACATATATATGCACAAATAATTTCGCCCGATACTTCTAAAGTATTGGTTGCTGCTTCAACAGTAGAAAGAGTGATTAGAGAAAATTTGAAATTTACTGGAAATAAATATGCTGCTGGTGTAGTTGGTCAGATAATTGCAGAACGTGCATTAAATAAAGATATTTCTAAGATATCTTTTGATCGTTCTGGTTATAAATACCATGGTCGTGTGCAAGCATTAGCAGAATCAGCACGAAAATTTGGAATAAATTTTTAA
- the rpsE gene encoding 30S ribosomal protein S5 — protein MDKQFISSEFKEKLIVVNRVSKTVKGGRIFSFTALTVVGDGNGRVGFGYGKAREVPSAIQKSMDKARRNMISIPLKKGTLQHSIIGVYTGSCVFMKPAFDGTGIIAGCSMRAILEVAGVHNVLAKSYGSTNPINIVRATMTALSNMKSPEMVAAKRGKTVQEIFGVI, from the coding sequence ATTGATAAGCAGTTCATTAGTAGTGAGTTTAAAGAAAAGTTAATTGTAGTTAATCGAGTATCTAAAACTGTCAAAGGGGGTAGAATTTTTAGTTTTACCGCGTTGACTGTTGTAGGTGATGGGAATGGTCGTGTAGGTTTTGGGTATGGAAAAGCGAGAGAGGTGCCATCTGCTATTCAAAAATCCATGGATAAGGCTCGTAGAAATATGATTAGTATTCCTTTGAAAAAAGGAACTTTACAACATTCTATTATAGGGGTGTATACGGGTTCTTGTGTTTTTATGAAACCTGCGTTTGATGGAACAGGAATTATTGCTGGGTGTTCCATGCGTGCTATTTTAGAGGTAGCTGGTGTGCATAATGTATTGGCTAAGTCTTATGGTTCTACAAATCCTATTAATATTGTTCGTGCTACTATGACAGCGTTGAGTAACATGAAATCACCTGAGATGGTGGCTGCCAAGCGCGGTAAAACAGTTCAAGAAATATTTGGTGTTATATAA
- the rplO gene encoding 50S ribosomal protein L15 gives MRLNTISPARQSKKSIKRLGRGIGSGLGKTCGRGHKGQKSRSGCSLASSFEGGQMPLYRRVPKFGFRSRKSLFTDEVRLSDLSCIKNNIVDLKLLKSLNIIPRKVKYVKIIKFGTVKYPYIIRNIRVTRGVRFMVEAVGGVVED, from the coding sequence ATGCGTTTAAATACTATTTCGCCAGCTCGTCAATCTAAAAAATCAATAAAACGTTTAGGTCGGGGGATTGGTTCTGGATTAGGCAAAACTTGTGGTCGAGGTCATAAAGGACAAAAATCTCGTTCTGGTTGTTCTTTGGCTTCTTCTTTTGAAGGAGGACAGATGCCTTTATATCGTCGGGTGCCAAAATTTGGTTTTAGATCACGTAAATCGTTATTTACTGACGAGGTGAGGCTATCAGATCTTTCGTGTATTAAAAATAACATAGTGGATTTAAAATTATTGAAGTCATTAAATATTATCCCACGGAAGGTTAAATATGTTAAAATAATAAAATTTGGTACCGTAAAATATCCTTATATTATACGTAATATACGTGTTACTCGTGGTGTTCGTTTTATGGTTGAAGCTGTTGGTGGTGTTGTTGAGGATTAA
- the secY gene encoding preprotein translocase subunit SecY, protein MIKTSKLCYENIKGGFYTLRRRLFFVVGALIIFRIGSFIPIPGIDIRVFTKILEQQQGTIIEMFNMFSGGALSRASVFSLGIMPYISSSIIVQLLSSVHPKLIELKKEGEAGRRKINSFIRYGTLFLGIFQAIGIATGLLSISGIHHGLIVNPCISFYFIVVTSLVCGTIFLMWLGEQITHRGIGNGISIIIFSGIVAELPVAVLHTIEHARQGELHFFVLILVSILILLITFFVVFIERGQRCIIVHYAKKQHGRKIYTPQSTHLPLKVNMAGVIPAIFASSVILFPGTITSWFGDGIGWNWLTVISFYLQPGQFLYIILYAVAIIFFCFFYTSLVFNARETSENLKKSGAFVPGIRPGEQTARYINKVMVRLTLFGAVYITFICLVPELLRVTMHVPFYFGGTSLLIVVIVIMDFIVQVQTLLMSTQYESVLKKTHLKGF, encoded by the coding sequence ATGATAAAAACATCAAAATTATGTTATGAAAATATTAAAGGTGGTTTTTATACATTAAGGCGTAGGTTATTTTTTGTTGTGGGAGCACTTATTATTTTTCGTATTGGATCATTTATTCCTATACCTGGAATTGATATCCGTGTTTTTACAAAAATATTAGAACAACAACAAGGTACGATTATTGAAATGTTTAATATGTTTTCTGGTGGTGCCTTGAGTCGTGCTTCTGTTTTTAGTTTAGGTATTATGCCATATATTTCATCATCGATTATTGTTCAATTGTTATCATCAGTACACCCTAAATTAATTGAATTAAAGAAAGAAGGTGAAGCTGGTCGTCGAAAAATTAATTCTTTTATTCGTTATGGGACTTTGTTTTTAGGTATATTTCAAGCGATAGGGATTGCTACTGGATTACTTAGTATTTCTGGTATACATCATGGATTGATTGTTAATCCATGTATTTCGTTTTATTTCATTGTAGTTACAAGTCTGGTTTGTGGCACTATTTTTTTAATGTGGTTAGGTGAACAAATTACTCATCGGGGTATAGGAAATGGTATTTCAATTATCATTTTTTCTGGTATAGTCGCAGAGTTGCCAGTTGCAGTTCTCCATACTATCGAGCATGCCCGACAGGGTGAATTACATTTTTTTGTATTAATATTAGTATCTATATTAATATTATTGATTACTTTTTTTGTTGTTTTTATTGAAAGAGGTCAACGTTGTATAATTGTTCATTATGCTAAAAAACAACATGGTCGAAAGATTTATACTCCTCAGAGTACTCATTTGCCACTTAAAGTAAATATGGCTGGTGTAATTCCAGCGATTTTTGCATCGAGTGTGATTCTGTTTCCAGGAACGATTACATCGTGGTTTGGTGATGGGATAGGATGGAATTGGTTAACTGTAATTTCTTTTTATTTACAGCCTGGTCAGTTTTTGTATATTATATTATATGCTGTTGCTATTATATTTTTTTGTTTTTTTTATACATCTTTGGTATTTAATGCTAGGGAAACTTCTGAGAATTTAAAAAAATCTGGTGCCTTTGTTCCGGGTATTCGTCCAGGCGAGCAAACAGCTAGGTATATTAATAAAGTAATGGTTCGTTTAACTTTATTTGGAGCAGTATATATAACTTTTATTTGTTTAGTTCCAGAATTATTAAGAGTTACTATGCATGTTCCTTTTTATTTTGGCGGAACGTCATTATTGATTGTCGTTATAGTAATTATGGATTTTATAGTGCAGGTTCAAACTTTATTGATGTCTACTCAATATGAATCTGTGTTAAAAAAAACACATTTGAAAGGTTTTTAA
- the rpmJ gene encoding 50S ribosomal protein L36, whose product MKVRASVKKFCKQCIIVKRKRIVRVICRNTAKHKQRQG is encoded by the coding sequence ATGAAGGTTCGAGCTTCAGTGAAAAAATTTTGTAAGCAATGTATAATTGTTAAAAGGAAGAGGATAGTGCGTGTCATTTGTCGAAATACAGCAAAACATAAACAAAGACAGGGATAA
- the rpsM gene encoding 30S ribosomal protein S13 codes for MVRIVGINLPDYKHVFIALMLIYGIGRSRARSICAAVGISEHITLGKLSEEQIDNLRNVVSKYVTEGDLRREVSLNIKRLIDLGTYRGLRHRRNLPVRGQRTRTNARTRKGPKKTVNR; via the coding sequence GTGGTGCGTATAGTAGGAATAAATTTGCCTGATTATAAACATGTTTTTATTGCATTGATGCTAATTTACGGAATTGGTAGGTCGCGTGCTCGTTCTATTTGCGCGGCTGTGGGTATTTCTGAGCATATTACACTTGGTAAATTATCTGAAGAGCAGATCGATAATTTACGTAATGTAGTATCTAAATATGTTACAGAAGGTGATTTGCGTCGTGAAGTGTCGTTAAATATTAAACGATTAATAGATCTAGGTACTTATCGAGGTTTAAGACATCGTCGGAATCTTCCAGTGCGCGGTCAGAGAACGAGGACAAATGCACGAACTCGAAAAGGTCCTAAGAAAACAGTTAATAGATAA
- the rpsK gene encoding 30S ribosomal protein S11, which produces MVKSSSQFRTKKRVKKQILDGIAYIHASFNNTIVTITDRHGNTLAWATSGGSGFRGSRKSTPFAAQVAAEKCAELAQEYGIKNLEVMIKGPGPGRESTVRALNSAGFRITNITDITPIPHNGCRPAKKRRV; this is translated from the coding sequence ATGGTTAAATCGAGTAGTCAGTTTCGAACAAAAAAGCGTGTCAAAAAGCAAATTTTAGATGGAATAGCATATATACATGCATCTTTTAATAATACGATTGTTACAATTACTGATCGTCATGGTAATACTTTAGCTTGGGCAACATCTGGTGGTTCAGGTTTTCGTGGTTCTAGAAAATCAACTCCGTTTGCAGCACAGGTTGCAGCTGAAAAATGTGCGGAGTTAGCACAGGAGTATGGGATAAAAAATTTAGAGGTTATGATAAAGGGTCCTGGTCCAGGTCGTGAGTCTACAGTTCGCGCATTAAATTCGGCAGGATTTCGTATTACCAATATTACCGATATTACCCCTATTCCGCATAATGGATGTCGGCCTGCTAAAAAAAGAAGAGTATAA